A stretch of the Planktothricoides raciborskii GIHE-MW2 genome encodes the following:
- a CDS encoding serine/threonine-protein kinase — protein MSYCLNPNCRKPENPLTHKFCSSCGSKLLLRDRYRAISAIAQGGFGKTFLAVDEDKPSKSRCIIKQFYPQAQGTSNLQKAAKLFAQEAERLEQLGKHPQIPELLAYFIQDNQQYLVQELIEGQNLAEILATNGAFTELQIRDLLTQLLPVLDFIHTNKIIHRDIKPTNIIRQSDGRLVLVDFGAAKLTKETTLMTTGTTIGSPEYVAPEQAMGRAVFASDLYSLGVTCIHLVTNVSPFELFEPSEEGWAWREYLAQNPISFDLARILDKMSATTTKKRFYSAAEVLQQLNPGTGIPRPANPVMVTQPPGGAFRGGIQGGEVTEGAWKCIYTFTGHGDSVNSVAFSPDGQLLTSGSSDGSIKLWHLRDGVEVTTLGGRRWFYRLFNSVTAVALSSDGQTLASGINRNIKLWHLNEERELTTLRGHPGTVEALAFSPDGQMLASGGSDGTIKLWWVRDGQELRTLPAHYHALTSLAFTPDGKILASHSASDNVIKLWRLKDGQLISGTTFFLGLVFAIAFTVDGQAIACGSKDEMLKIWRLADGEELGMLRGNPSWVSAIAISPNGATIATGGRDKTIKIWQCN, from the coding sequence ATGAGTTATTGTCTAAACCCCAATTGCCGTAAGCCTGAAAATCCTCTGACCCATAAGTTTTGCTCTAGTTGCGGATCTAAGTTGCTGCTCAGAGATCGTTATCGGGCGATTTCGGCGATCGCACAAGGGGGATTTGGCAAAACCTTTTTAGCGGTAGATGAAGATAAACCCTCTAAATCTCGCTGCATTATTAAACAATTTTATCCCCAAGCCCAAGGCACTTCTAATTTACAAAAAGCGGCCAAATTGTTCGCCCAAGAAGCAGAACGGTTAGAACAATTAGGGAAACATCCTCAAATTCCCGAATTGTTAGCCTATTTTATCCAAGATAACCAGCAATATTTGGTGCAAGAACTAATTGAAGGGCAAAACTTGGCAGAAATCTTAGCTACTAACGGAGCATTTACAGAACTTCAAATCCGGGATTTACTGACTCAATTGTTGCCGGTTCTGGATTTTATCCATACTAATAAAATTATTCACCGGGATATTAAGCCCACGAATATTATTCGGCAGAGTGATGGACGATTGGTTCTGGTAGATTTTGGCGCCGCTAAGTTGACCAAAGAAACCACTTTGATGACTACTGGAACCACCATTGGTTCTCCGGAATATGTCGCCCCAGAACAAGCAATGGGTCGAGCAGTTTTTGCCAGCGATTTATATAGTTTGGGTGTGACTTGTATTCATTTGGTGACGAATGTTTCGCCGTTTGAACTGTTTGAACCGTCAGAAGAAGGTTGGGCATGGCGAGAATATTTAGCCCAAAATCCAATTAGTTTTGATTTAGCCCGGATTTTGGATAAAATGAGCGCTACGACGACAAAAAAGCGCTTTTATTCGGCGGCTGAGGTGTTGCAACAGTTAAATCCAGGGACGGGAATTCCTCGACCGGCAAATCCTGTGATGGTGACTCAGCCTCCTGGGGGGGCATTCCGAGGGGGAATTCAGGGGGGGGAAGTCACTGAGGGGGCGTGGAAATGTATCTATACGTTTACAGGTCATGGGGATAGTGTCAATTCGGTGGCGTTTAGTCCCGACGGACAGTTGCTCACCAGTGGCAGCAGTGATGGCAGTATTAAGCTTTGGCATCTGCGAGATGGTGTGGAAGTGACTACCCTTGGGGGTCGGCGTTGGTTTTATCGGTTGTTTAATTCAGTGACAGCGGTGGCTTTGAGTTCTGATGGTCAAACTCTTGCCAGTGGCATTAATCGGAATATTAAGCTTTGGCATTTAAATGAGGAACGAGAATTAACCACTCTGCGAGGTCATCCGGGAACGGTGGAGGCTTTGGCGTTTAGTCCCGATGGGCAAATGTTGGCAAGTGGGGGCAGTGATGGCACGATTAAGTTGTGGTGGGTGCGCGATGGTCAGGAGTTGCGGACTTTGCCCGCTCATTATCATGCTTTGACTTCTCTGGCGTTTACCCCCGATGGCAAAATTTTAGCCAGTCATAGTGCATCAGATAATGTGATTAAGTTGTGGCGGCTAAAAGATGGACAGCTTATTTCCGGGACGACTTTTTTTCTGGGGTTGGTGTTTGCGATCGCCTTTACGGTGGATGGACAGGCGATCGCTTGTGGTAGTAAAGATGAGATGCTGAAAATCTGGCGGCTTGCCGATGGTGAAGAGTTAGGAATGCTCCGAGGAAATCCTAGCTGGGTCAGTGCGATCGCCATTAGCCCGAATGGGGCGACTATTGCCACTGGAGGTCGAGATAAAACTATTAAAATTTGGCAATGTAATTAG
- a CDS encoding protochlorophyllide reductase: MSQDQKSTVIVTGASSGVGLYAAKALAKRGWYVIMACRNLEKAEKAAQEVGIPKDSYKILHIDLGSLDSVRRFINDFRATGRSLEALVCNAAIYMPLIKEPLRSPEGYELSMATNHLGHFLLCSVMLEDMKRSPAADKRMILLGTVTHNPDELGGKIPPRPDLGNLEGFALGFKEPVSMIDGKKFEPVKAYKDSKVCNVLTMRELHHRYHESTGITFSSLYPGCVADTPLFRNHYPLFQKIFPLFQKYITGGYVSQDLAGERVAAVVVDPEYKQSGAYWSWGNRQKKGRKSFVQKVSPQARDDEKAERLWDLSAKLVGLA; the protein is encoded by the coding sequence ATGTCACAAGATCAAAAGTCAACAGTGATCGTCACGGGGGCCTCGTCCGGGGTGGGTTTATATGCGGCGAAAGCACTCGCCAAACGGGGATGGTATGTGATCATGGCTTGTCGGAATCTTGAAAAGGCAGAAAAAGCCGCCCAAGAGGTGGGAATTCCCAAGGACAGCTACAAGATTTTACATATTGATCTAGGTTCCTTGGATAGTGTCCGACGGTTTATCAATGATTTTCGCGCTACTGGGCGATCGCTCGAAGCGTTGGTTTGCAATGCGGCCATCTATATGCCGTTAATCAAAGAACCATTACGCAGTCCAGAGGGATATGAGCTCAGTATGGCCACCAATCACCTCGGACATTTTCTGCTGTGCAGCGTGATGTTGGAGGATATGAAGCGATCACCTGCCGCAGACAAGCGGATGATCCTATTAGGCACCGTCACCCATAACCCCGATGAACTCGGCGGTAAAATTCCCCCACGGCCTGATTTAGGCAATCTGGAAGGATTTGCCCTCGGATTCAAAGAACCTGTTTCCATGATTGATGGCAAAAAATTTGAACCTGTCAAAGCCTATAAAGACAGCAAAGTGTGCAACGTGCTAACCATGCGCGAACTACATCACCGCTATCACGAATCAACCGGGATTACTTTTAGTTCTCTTTATCCGGGATGTGTTGCCGACACCCCATTATTCCGCAACCACTATCCTCTATTTCAGAAAATTTTCCCCTTATTCCAAAAATACATCACTGGCGGGTATGTGTCTCAGGACTTAGCTGGTGAACGGGTCGCCGCCGTGGTCGTCGATCCGGAATATAAGCAATCCGGCGCTTATTGGAGTTGGGGCAACCGCCAGAAAAAGGGTCGCAAATCCTTTGTCCAAAAGGTTTCTCCCCAAGCTCGTGATGACGAAAAAGCCGAACGTCTCTGGGACTTGAGTGCGAAGTTAGTCGGACTGGCATAG
- a CDS encoding gluconeogenesis factor YvcK family protein produces the protein MSLAICQESLNPLTLERNNRHKFDQCRRFWQQVKPWLKWFFPGLLIKRWLFVSATGVLLTILGLAILANLTPVQYIFQLLNLFISALASIIPSYVSGVGAVVFGVVLIAWGQSRSLGSITEIFDVKSNEQLVSRLMTHRRLNKGPKIVALGGGTGLSTLLRGLKEYSSNITAIVTVADDGGSSGRLRREIGVLPPGDIRNCVAALADDEEKLLSDLFQYRFESGDGLSGHSFGNLFLTAMTKITGDLESAIAASAKVLAVRGQVLPATSSDVNLWAELIDGRIIEGESNIPHSGGKIARVGCTPANPPALPAAIKAIHEADYIILGPGSLYTSIIPNLLVPEIRDAIAQAMVPRLYVCNVMTQPGETDDYTVADHIKAIDTACGQRLFDAVVVNRQFPGERALIRYAQENSHPVFLDREEVAKLGRKIIAAHIIDENIQTGYLRHNSQRLARVLVQECYASYEGNFGMTA, from the coding sequence ATGTCACTAGCTATATGTCAAGAATCTTTGAATCCTCTGACGTTAGAACGTAACAATAGACATAAATTTGACCAATGTCGCCGTTTTTGGCAACAGGTAAAACCTTGGCTGAAATGGTTTTTCCCTGGATTATTAATTAAACGTTGGTTATTCGTGAGTGCTACCGGGGTATTATTGACGATTTTAGGTCTAGCAATTTTAGCAAACTTAACTCCAGTTCAATACATTTTTCAATTATTAAACTTATTCATTTCTGCGTTAGCCAGCATAATTCCCAGCTATGTTTCGGGAGTGGGTGCGGTGGTTTTTGGGGTAGTTTTAATTGCTTGGGGTCAGAGTCGCAGTTTAGGGTCAATTACGGAAATTTTTGATGTTAAAAGTAATGAGCAATTAGTCAGTCGCCTGATGACTCATCGTCGCTTAAATAAAGGCCCAAAAATTGTGGCTCTGGGGGGCGGTACAGGGCTGTCAACTTTGCTCCGAGGACTGAAAGAATATAGCTCTAATATTACCGCAATTGTGACGGTGGCAGATGATGGCGGTTCTTCCGGTCGTTTGCGTCGAGAAATTGGGGTATTACCTCCTGGAGATATTAGAAATTGTGTGGCCGCTTTAGCGGATGATGAGGAAAAGTTACTCAGTGATTTATTTCAATATCGCTTTGAATCCGGTGATGGTTTAAGCGGCCATAGTTTTGGTAATTTATTTTTGACGGCGATGACAAAAATTACCGGGGATTTAGAAAGTGCGATCGCCGCGAGTGCTAAAGTTTTAGCAGTCCGAGGACAGGTGTTACCCGCTACATCCAGTGATGTAAATTTGTGGGCAGAATTGATCGATGGGAGAATTATTGAAGGGGAATCAAATATTCCTCATTCTGGGGGAAAAATTGCTAGAGTTGGCTGTACTCCGGCTAATCCTCCAGCCTTACCTGCTGCCATTAAAGCCATTCACGAAGCGGACTATATTATTCTTGGCCCAGGCAGTCTTTATACCAGTATTATTCCCAATTTATTAGTACCAGAAATTAGGGATGCGATCGCCCAGGCAATGGTTCCTCGCCTTTATGTTTGTAACGTGATGACGCAACCGGGAGAAACCGATGATTACACCGTTGCCGATCATATTAAAGCGATTGATACGGCTTGTGGTCAAAGGTTATTTGATGCGGTAGTAGTGAATCGTCAATTTCCCGGAGAAAGAGCATTAATTCGGTATGCCCAAGAGAATTCTCATCCCGTATTTTTGGATCGAGAAGAGGTGGCAAAACTGGGGCGAAAAATTATTGCCGCTCATATCATCGATGAAAATATCCAAACGGGTTATTTGCGTCACAATAGTCAGCGACTCGCACGGGTTTTAGTGCAAGAATGTTATGCAAGTTACGAGGGAAATTTCGGGATGACAGCCTGA
- a CDS encoding transposase, producing the protein MAQLVERPIEVVEYRQRWCRCNSCGQESAGAWPTRVIPGQDLDAGLQALLGWLGCYGQMSSEKQAELLRELGQIEVGVGTLVKTNERIATTITNAVNELVEALPQQSYLHVDETPWIVKGVVKIS; encoded by the coding sequence GTGGCTCAACTGGTAGAGCGCCCAATCGAAGTAGTCGAGTATCGTCAGAGATGGTGTCGATGCAATAGCTGTGGGCAAGAAAGTGCTGGAGCATGGCCGACGAGGGTTATTCCCGGTCAAGACTTGGATGCCGGTTTACAAGCATTACTCGGATGGCTCGGTTGCTATGGACAGATGTCATCAGAAAAACAAGCCGAACTGCTGCGTGAACTGGGTCAAATCGAGGTGGGCGTAGGAACTCTGGTGAAAACCAACGAGCGAATTGCCACCACAATCACCAATGCGGTCAATGAACTCGTGGAAGCGCTACCACAGCAGTCATACCTCCATGTCGATGAAACGCCCTGGATCGTTAAAGGGGTGGTCAAGATATCCTGA
- a CDS encoding DUF6444 domain-containing protein gives MNLDNVPQLPDRETLEQLPQRQLVDMLLAQQKVIEGLIEEVKRLKTSLGLDSKTSSKPPSTDVLKKSEKPKKQSNAETNPEPKRFPGGNQAIKVRLGKDLIELTA, from the coding sequence ATGAATCTAGATAATGTGCCACAGCTACCAGACAGGGAAACTCTTGAACAGTTGCCCCAGAGACAACTGGTAGATATGCTATTGGCACAGCAAAAAGTAATAGAGGGGTTGATAGAAGAAGTTAAACGCCTTAAAACCTCTCTAGGGCTAGACAGTAAGACATCATCGAAGCCTCCCTCTACAGACGTTCTCAAGAAATCCGAAAAACCCAAAAAACAATCCAACGCAGAAACCAACCCTGAGCCAAAACGTTTTCCGGGGGGCAACCAGGCCATAAAGGTTCGACTCGGAAAGGATTTAATAGAATTGACCGCATAG
- a CDS encoding HEAT repeat domain-containing protein, translated as MVKITSVFGFAFQPILPELTTDRDPDWVKAMVGSKDGQESAALNVAASLAIADFLYLVQQELEATGLSAKDLSQFAPSLKKFIHNPSVQATLGHIFTQNPPEIDPFLLASTWDSLELVSLPEEFNWEQLAKVYLEKAKDIAFAGEFVKRLGKPESANGLTLEQLKDQVFGQHWYYESWHGVFRAIAAMLEPAAVGEIIDYLIHLDHQGNSMNLFVAADCLGQVTDPSIIQVSSRQLLTQLKNLTEKKELDEKIMMRMQAITKIATIWHQDPEIIDWLKAIAESDLYDSIRMAAVDELAKMGKHDPVTIQWLKKLATAESFEITRPSAVRGLANYCSSDRELLMMLTTLARSDSYWLVREAAIQEIARVWPEEPETVAILQTSASLDDDSDVRIAALAELARGWSNEPETLLILQKSADADEDADVRIAALAELARGWSNDLKTLQVLKDRANCDPDTDVRIAALEELASGWCDRPDTLDCLKAKASSDPDWRVRIAALKILSRGWFDEPETLNLLKNSINADVVSDVRIASLRSLVLGWFENEETIFLLKNRVKNDENWDVRIVALQELATGWFEDPETLEILKNCATNDEHWAVRLAAAQELAKGWRDVPETLDILKTGATADQDSFVRQAILQQIAKGWFAESNLWDFLRDRALNDPFSGSEDGSINPRQTALEILLDQYADHPEMISLLRDRRQHDADEKLRAFAKKQLEQLEMRQYETIG; from the coding sequence ATGGTGAAAATCACGAGCGTTTTTGGGTTTGCTTTCCAGCCAATTTTGCCAGAATTGACCACAGACCGAGACCCAGACTGGGTAAAAGCAATGGTCGGGTCAAAGGATGGTCAGGAGAGTGCCGCATTAAATGTGGCAGCGAGTTTGGCGATCGCGGATTTTTTATATCTAGTCCAGCAGGAGTTAGAAGCCACGGGTTTATCGGCCAAAGATTTATCCCAGTTCGCCCCATCCTTAAAAAAATTTATTCACAACCCATCGGTGCAAGCAACGTTAGGACATATTTTTACTCAAAATCCGCCAGAAATTGACCCTTTTCTATTAGCGAGTACCTGGGATAGTCTGGAACTTGTATCATTACCAGAAGAGTTTAACTGGGAACAATTGGCTAAAGTATATTTAGAGAAAGCCAAAGATATCGCATTTGCCGGAGAATTTGTGAAACGTTTAGGAAAACCAGAATCCGCCAATGGTTTAACCTTGGAGCAGTTGAAAGATCAAGTGTTTGGTCAGCATTGGTATTATGAATCTTGGCATGGGGTATTTCGGGCGATTGCCGCGATGCTTGAACCCGCTGCGGTTGGCGAAATTATTGACTATTTAATTCACTTGGATCACCAAGGGAATTCGATGAACTTATTTGTGGCCGCTGATTGCCTCGGACAAGTGACAGATCCCAGCATTATTCAAGTTTCATCCCGCCAACTGCTGACGCAACTTAAGAACTTAACGGAAAAAAAAGAGTTAGATGAAAAAATAATGATGCGGATGCAGGCAATTACTAAAATTGCTACTATTTGGCATCAAGATCCAGAGATTATTGATTGGCTAAAAGCGATCGCAGAATCTGATTTATATGATTCTATTCGCATGGCCGCTGTGGACGAGTTAGCGAAAATGGGCAAACACGATCCAGTGACGATTCAATGGTTGAAAAAATTGGCCACAGCGGAAAGTTTTGAAATTACCCGTCCCAGTGCGGTTAGAGGTTTAGCGAACTACTGTTCAAGCGATCGAGAACTGTTAATGATGCTCACCACTTTAGCCCGATCCGATAGTTATTGGTTAGTGCGAGAAGCGGCGATTCAAGAAATCGCTAGAGTTTGGCCAGAGGAACCAGAAACGGTGGCAATTTTACAAACCAGTGCTAGTTTAGATGATGATTCTGATGTGCGAATTGCCGCGTTAGCAGAATTGGCTCGTGGCTGGTCTAATGAACCGGAAACTTTATTAATTTTGCAAAAAAGTGCCGATGCTGATGAAGATGCGGATGTGCGAATTGCGGCCTTAGCTGAACTCGCCCGAGGCTGGTCAAATGATTTGAAAACTTTGCAGGTACTTAAAGACCGTGCCAACTGCGATCCAGATACCGATGTGCGGATTGCGGCGTTGGAAGAATTGGCTAGTGGCTGGTGCGATCGCCCGGATACTTTGGATTGTTTAAAAGCTAAAGCCAGTTCCGATCCGGATTGGCGAGTTCGCATTGCCGCCCTGAAAATTCTCTCTCGCGGTTGGTTTGATGAACCCGAAACTTTAAACTTATTAAAAAATAGCATAAATGCCGATGTGGTTTCTGACGTGCGGATTGCCTCATTACGCTCCTTAGTGCTTGGCTGGTTTGAAAACGAGGAAACTATTTTTTTACTGAAAAACCGGGTAAAAAATGATGAAAATTGGGACGTAAGAATTGTGGCTTTACAAGAATTAGCCACCGGCTGGTTTGAAGATCCAGAAACGTTAGAGATTCTCAAAAACTGTGCCACTAATGATGAACATTGGGCGGTACGATTAGCAGCGGCTCAAGAATTGGCCAAAGGTTGGCGCGATGTTCCCGAAACTTTAGATATCTTAAAAACCGGGGCAACTGCCGATCAAGATTCTTTTGTCCGTCAAGCGATTTTGCAACAAATTGCTAAAGGCTGGTTCGCCGAATCTAACCTGTGGGATTTTTTACGCGATCGCGCCTTAAACGATCCATTTAGTGGGTCTGAAGATGGTTCGATTAATCCTCGACAAACTGCCTTAGAAATTTTGTTGGATCAATATGCAGATCATCCAGAAATGATATCTCTATTGCGCGATCGCCGCCAGCATGACGCCGATGAAAAACTCCGCGCTTTTGCTAAAAAGCAACTGGAGCAATTAGAAATGAGACAATATGAGACAATAGGATAA